In the genome of Vicia villosa cultivar HV-30 ecotype Madison, WI linkage group LG7, Vvil1.0, whole genome shotgun sequence, one region contains:
- the LOC131618774 gene encoding uncharacterized protein LOC131618774, producing MDDSNHELVNMLTNQMGTVFNPIVQESAESNRQVVDQLTRLCNFLGAPQTPGRQPPQAHRQVVVHTPAGEDQIDDEIAQQNQIPRLRPNQGGIRGRHQQVLMVGRQQDADQFVEQYQHEEAAIENNLTTIIERIMARNELNTPLQRPTYYSPMAEYIVQTENPRGWKIPKYTKFGGETGESTVEHIARYLTESGDMANNKSLRVKHFPSSLTKAAFTWFTTLPPNSVDSWPKLEKLFHEQFYEGHSKISLVEFSNIKRRVAETIDDYLNRFRSLKAKCLTQVLEHELVQTAAGGLDYSIRKKIDPTFVKSMSQLADRVRHLERRRLEKVRHTKAKAKKEKVAYVDYDDTDPIYEADYISPTEAEIDLAEMKLGPAYECKSLFPSKGKNVSFDNNSKFPVKTYTFDISKCEEIFDVLVKDGQILVPPNAKFPPLEQ from the coding sequence ATGGATGATAGCAATCACGAGTTGGTGAACATGTTAACTAaccaaatgggaactgtttttaatCCTATAGTGCAGGAATCAGCGGAGTCGAACAGACAGGTAGTCGATCAACTCACTCGACTGTGCAACTTCCTAGGGGCACCTCAGACGCCTGGTCGACAACCCCCTCAAGCCCATAGGCAGGTTGTTGTGCATACACCTGCAGGAGAAGATCAAATAGATGATGAAATAGCACAACAAAATCAAATTCCCAGACTACGACCAAATCAAGGTGGGATACGAGGGAGACACCAGCAAGTCTTGATGGTGGGTCGACAACAAGACGCTGATCAGTTTGTCGAACAATATCAGCATGAAGAAGCGGCCATAGAAAATAATCTAACTACGATTATCGAAAGGATTATGGCCAGAAATGAACTGAATACCCCACTACAAAGGCCAACATACTATTCCCCGATGGCTGAATACATCGTGCAGACAGAAAACCCTAGAGGTTGGAAAATACCCAAGTATACCAAGTTCGGAGGAGAAACAGGAGAATCGACAGTCGAGCACATCGCCAGATATCTGACTGAATCAGGAGACATGGCGAACAACAAAAGTCTCAGAGTGAAACATTTTCCATCATCTCTCACTAAGGCGGCGTTTACATGGTTCACTACGTTACCTCCAAATTCTGTCGACTCATGGCCAAAATTAGAAAAACTCTTCCACGAGCAATTTTATGAGGGACATTCAAAAATTAGTCTGGTCGAATTTTCGAACATCAAAAGGAGGGTTGCCGAGACCATTGACGACTACCTAAATAGGTTTCGTTCACTTAAGGCAAAATGTCTCACGCAGGTACTTGAACATGAACTAGTTCAGACGGCTGCAGGAGGTTTAGACTATTCCATTAGGAAGAAAATAGACCCAACTTTTGTCAAAAGTATGTCGCAGTTAGCTGATAGGGTTCGACACCTCGAACGCCGGCGATTAGAAAAAGTCAGACATACTAAGGCCAAGGCTAAGAAAGAGAAAGTAGCATATGTCGATTACGATGACACAGACCCTATATATGAAGCTGATTACATCTCACCAACAGAGGCAGAGATTGATCTAGCCGAAATGAAACTAGGGCCAGCGTACGAATGTAAATCGCTGTTTCCGTCGAAAGGAAAGAATGTCTCTTTTGATAACAATTCGAAATTTCCTGTGAAAACTTATACTTTTGATATTAGTAAATGCGAGGAAATTTTCGATGTCTTAGTTAAAGATGGTCAAATTTTAGTACCCCCAAATGCTAAATTTCCACCATTAGAACAATGA